One genomic segment of Rhodothermales bacterium includes these proteins:
- a CDS encoding TlpA disulfide reductase family protein: protein MHRFRSLLALVVALAFAGCQSETPPPPGAAPAVDAEADSDLAPDFTLTALDGSSFTLSEHRGEVVVLNFWATWCLPCLAEMPTLEALQQELGDEGLQIVGISQDTGGADEIRPFADQLGVTYPLLPDPAFNVSARYGGVPVLPTTIVIDRNGRITQTEYGALTRNKLLAMIDDLIAPGAADSTQTGDV, encoded by the coding sequence ATGCACCGCTTTCGTAGCCTGCTCGCCCTCGTCGTCGCGCTCGCCTTCGCCGGTTGCCAGTCCGAAACGCCTCCCCCACCCGGGGCTGCTCCGGCCGTCGACGCCGAAGCCGACTCCGACCTCGCGCCCGACTTCACCCTGACCGCGCTCGACGGGAGCTCATTCACGCTCTCCGAGCACCGGGGTGAGGTCGTCGTGCTGAACTTCTGGGCGACGTGGTGCCTGCCGTGCCTCGCCGAGATGCCGACGCTCGAAGCCCTCCAGCAAGAGCTGGGCGACGAGGGCCTGCAGATCGTCGGGATCTCGCAGGACACGGGCGGCGCCGACGAGATCCGCCCCTTCGCCGACCAGCTCGGCGTGACCTACCCCCTCCTCCCCGACCCCGCCTTCAACGTGTCGGCGCGCTACGGCGGCGTCCCCGTCCTCCCGACGACGATCGTCATCGACCGCAACGGCCGGATCACGCAGACCGAATACGGCGCGCTCACGCGGAACAAGCTGCTCGCTATGATCGACGACCTCATCGCACCGGGCGCGGCCGACTCCACGCAGACCGGGGACGTCTAG
- a CDS encoding M3 family oligoendopeptidase, producing MSTATLPTTGAEDVRWNLADLYADTDALDADLASADADAARFADAYRGRLADLRPSAFADALDALESIHDRLGRAYTYAYLHWSTNTEDAERGALLQRVREAYTQSSQKLIFFDVEWARMDDDRATAFLDADALASHRHHLELQRLRREHVLSEGEERVLSEKAITGNAAWNRFFDETLGAARFELRGETLPEQTVLSKLHDPDRSLRRDAALSLTEGLGKLARPLTFVFNTVLADKASTDRLRHYPHWLASRNLDNEIADASVQALVDAVTDRYDLSERYYRLKRSLLGLDEMMDYDRYAPIGEVERHFDWDEARDTVLDAYTAFHPTMGEVTEQFFDGRWIDAPVAEGKRGGAFSHGAVPSAHPYILMNFTGRVRDVQTLAHELGHGVHQFLAREQGVFHADTPLTTAETASVFGEMLVFHRLLDRETDPKARLAMLVQKIDDSMATVFRQVTMNRFEHAVHTIRRDEGELTTERFGDVWMETQGRMYGDAVTLGEHYRRWWSYIPHFVHTPGYVYAYAFGELLVLALYARYRDGQDGFTDAYLDLLRAGGSDWPHVLVGKLGIDLQDPAFWQQGLGAIEALIAEAEAAARQA from the coding sequence ATGAGCACCGCCACCCTCCCCACGACCGGCGCCGAAGACGTCCGCTGGAACCTCGCCGATCTCTACGCCGACACCGACGCGCTCGACGCCGACCTCGCCTCGGCCGATGCCGACGCCGCGCGCTTCGCCGACGCATACCGGGGACGGCTCGCCGATCTCCGCCCGTCGGCGTTCGCCGACGCGCTCGACGCGCTGGAGTCGATCCACGACCGGCTCGGCCGGGCCTATACGTATGCCTACCTCCACTGGTCGACGAACACGGAGGACGCCGAGCGGGGCGCGCTCCTCCAGCGCGTGCGCGAGGCGTACACGCAGTCGAGCCAGAAGCTCATCTTCTTCGACGTCGAGTGGGCGCGGATGGACGACGACCGCGCCACCGCCTTTCTCGACGCCGACGCCCTCGCGTCGCACCGGCACCACCTCGAACTCCAGCGCCTCCGCCGCGAGCACGTCCTCAGCGAAGGCGAGGAGCGCGTGCTCTCCGAGAAAGCCATCACGGGCAACGCCGCGTGGAACCGGTTCTTCGACGAGACCCTCGGCGCCGCACGCTTCGAACTGCGCGGCGAGACGCTCCCCGAGCAGACCGTGCTCTCGAAGCTCCACGACCCCGACCGCAGCCTCCGCCGCGACGCCGCGCTCTCGCTCACCGAGGGGCTGGGTAAACTCGCGCGCCCGCTCACCTTCGTCTTCAACACCGTCCTCGCCGACAAGGCCTCGACGGACCGGCTCCGCCACTACCCGCACTGGCTCGCCTCGCGCAACCTCGACAACGAGATCGCCGACGCCTCGGTGCAGGCGCTCGTCGACGCCGTCACCGACCGCTACGACCTCTCGGAGCGCTACTACCGGCTCAAGCGGAGCCTGCTCGGACTCGACGAGATGATGGACTACGACCGCTACGCGCCCATCGGCGAGGTCGAGCGGCACTTCGACTGGGACGAGGCGCGCGACACCGTGCTCGACGCGTACACCGCGTTCCACCCGACGATGGGCGAGGTCACCGAGCAGTTCTTCGACGGTCGGTGGATCGACGCGCCCGTCGCCGAGGGCAAGCGGGGCGGGGCGTTCAGCCACGGCGCCGTGCCGAGCGCGCACCCGTACATCCTGATGAACTTCACCGGGCGCGTCCGCGACGTGCAGACGCTCGCCCACGAGCTCGGCCACGGCGTCCACCAGTTCCTCGCCCGCGAGCAGGGCGTCTTCCACGCCGACACGCCGCTGACCACGGCCGAGACGGCGTCGGTCTTCGGCGAGATGCTCGTCTTCCACCGCCTCCTCGACCGCGAGACGGACCCCAAAGCGCGCCTCGCCATGCTCGTCCAAAAGATCGACGATTCGATGGCGACGGTCTTCCGGCAGGTCACGATGAACCGGTTCGAGCACGCCGTCCACACGATCCGCCGCGACGAGGGCGAGCTGACGACGGAGCGCTTCGGCGACGTGTGGATGGAGACGCAGGGGCGGATGTACGGCGACGCCGTCACGCTCGGCGAGCACTACCGGCGGTGGTGGAGCTACATCCCGCACTTCGTCCACACGCCGGGCTACGTCTACGCCTACGCCTTCGGCGAACTCCTCGTGCTCGCCCTCTACGCGCGCTACCGCGACGGGCAGGACGGCTTCACCGACGCCTACCTCGACCTCCTCCGCGCGGGCGGATCGGACTGGCCGCACGTCCTCGTCGGCAAGCTCGGCATCGACCTGCAGGACCCGGCGTTCTGGCAGCAGGGGCTCGGCGCGATCGAAGCCCTGATCGCCGAGGCGGAAGCGGCGGCTCGGCAGGCGTAG
- the hemF gene encoding oxygen-dependent coproporphyrinogen oxidase — protein sequence MLDDHRRADRLRQEPRTDRSMGERMQRFVEALQKRICTAFERLDGAATFGEDPWERPGGGGGLTRVISGGDVWEKGGVSTSAVHGQLPERMAHAFGVDSSPFFATGLSLVMHPRNPYVPAVHANFRYFALGPDLHAPLDHWFGGGADLTPYYPERADAEHFHTVWKQVCDAHDVADYAAFKRQCDEYFYLPHRDEARGVGGIFFDYLREDPEGVFLFVRQASRAFLSSYVPLVERHKARPFGEREREYQAFRRGRYAEFNLAFDRGTKFGLETGGRTESILMSLPPHVRWGYDWQPEPGTSEAEAQSFFQPHNWLGIKPATERGE from the coding sequence ATGCTCGATGACCACCGCCGCGCCGACCGTCTCCGACAGGAGCCTCGCACCGACCGCTCGATGGGAGAGCGGATGCAGCGGTTCGTCGAGGCGTTGCAGAAGCGGATCTGCACGGCGTTCGAGCGGCTCGACGGGGCGGCGACGTTCGGGGAGGACCCGTGGGAGCGGCCGGGCGGTGGGGGCGGACTAACCCGCGTGATCAGCGGCGGCGATGTGTGGGAGAAAGGAGGTGTTAGCACCTCTGCCGTCCACGGCCAACTGCCCGAGCGGATGGCGCACGCATTCGGGGTCGACTCCAGCCCGTTCTTCGCCACGGGCCTCTCGCTCGTGATGCACCCGCGCAACCCGTACGTCCCCGCCGTCCACGCCAACTTCCGCTACTTCGCCCTCGGCCCCGACCTCCACGCCCCGCTCGACCACTGGTTCGGCGGCGGCGCTGACCTCACCCCGTACTACCCTGAGCGCGCCGACGCCGAGCACTTTCACACCGTCTGGAAACAAGTTTGCGACGCCCACGACGTGGCGGACTACGCTGCATTCAAGCGGCAGTGCGACGAGTACTTCTACCTCCCGCACCGCGACGAGGCGCGCGGCGTCGGCGGCATCTTCTTCGACTACCTCCGCGAGGACCCCGAGGGCGTGTTCCTCTTCGTCCGGCAGGCTTCGCGGGCCTTTCTGTCATCGTATGTGCCCCTCGTCGAGCGGCACAAAGCGCGGCCGTTCGGGGAACGCGAGCGGGAATATCAGGCGTTTCGGCGGGGCCGCTACGCCGAGTTCAACCTCGCCTTCGACCGGGGGACGAAGTTCGGGTTGGAGACGGGTGGGCGGACGGAGAGCATCCTCATGAGCCTGCCGCCGCACGTTCGGTGGGGCTACGACTGGCAGCCGGAACCCGGCACGTCCGAGGCTGAAGCACAGTCGTTCTTTCAGCCGCACAACTGGCTTGGCATCAAGCCGGCGACGGAACGGGGTGAATAG
- the ytxJ gene encoding bacillithiol system redox-active protein YtxJ: MAQVQELQDRSDFDALLEASKQQPVALLKHSIACPISARGQREFVGLEGPDDPPLYVIVVQYARDLSNHIAETLGVRHETPQAILIKDGEAVYDASHRAISTDALRDAAAQIRAEA; this comes from the coding sequence ATGGCCCAGGTTCAAGAACTCCAAGATCGCTCCGATTTCGACGCCCTGTTGGAGGCGTCGAAGCAGCAGCCCGTTGCCCTCCTCAAGCACTCTATCGCCTGCCCGATCTCGGCGCGCGGCCAGCGCGAGTTCGTCGGGCTCGAAGGGCCGGACGACCCGCCGCTCTACGTCATCGTCGTGCAGTACGCCCGCGACCTCTCGAACCACATCGCCGAGACGCTCGGCGTGCGCCACGAGACGCCGCAGGCCATCCTGATCAAAGACGGCGAGGCCGTCTATGACGCAAGCCACCGCGCCATCTCCACCGACGCCCTCCGCGACGCCGCGGCCCAGATCCGCGCCGAGGCCTGA
- a CDS encoding YceI family protein, translated as MKRLLLISLIAVVLLFTGCRQGDGATPLTSNVIVPANLVKGDTFYVDTSRSLVRWKGTKFWGLSKHEGLVRIASGELYVLGREITGGSFLIDMRSIEVTDIPESDPVPRRRLRDHLMSEDFFSVAAYPTARFVLGDVTRRQGHAYAVTGDLTLRGRTHPITFEAAIPVLSRHALEAAATFSIDRQRWGVAYRGSRLTNDIVDDEIYLDLLLVAEPAE; from the coding sequence ATGAAACGCCTCCTGCTCATTTCGCTCATCGCTGTCGTGCTCCTCTTCACGGGGTGCCGACAAGGAGATGGGGCGACGCCGCTGACGAGTAATGTGATCGTCCCGGCGAACCTCGTGAAAGGGGACACCTTCTACGTGGACACCTCCCGCTCCCTCGTCCGGTGGAAGGGCACGAAGTTCTGGGGGCTGAGCAAGCACGAGGGGCTCGTCCGCATCGCCTCAGGGGAGCTGTACGTCCTGGGCCGGGAGATCACAGGCGGCTCGTTCCTCATCGACATGCGCTCGATCGAGGTAACCGACATCCCCGAGAGCGATCCGGTCCCGCGACGGAGGCTGCGCGACCACTTGATGAGCGAGGACTTCTTCTCGGTAGCGGCCTACCCCACCGCTCGTTTCGTGCTCGGCGACGTGACACGGCGGCAGGGACACGCGTATGCCGTCACCGGCGATCTGACCCTGCGCGGTCGCACGCATCCGATCACATTCGAGGCCGCGATCCCCGTGCTTTCCCGCCACGCGCTGGAAGCGGCCGCGACGTTCAGCATCGATCGCCAGCGCTGGGGCGTCGCCTACCGGGGCTCTCGTCTCACCAACGACATCGTAGACGACGAGATCTACCTCGACCTGCTGCTGGTCGCAGAGCCGGCGGAGTAG
- the hemA gene encoding glutamyl-tRNA reductase: MTFHAFGLNHETAPVAVREAFALDEAAQRRLYGLLRLSASAEVILLSTCNRTEVYLFGGDTDVAAVQATLSATAGTPWPIEHAFALTDEAAVLHVLHVTSGLRSQVLGDEQILAQMKGAYRVAVDAEQVGAVLHRLMHTAFRTAKRVRTETALSEGAASISGLAVRAARLHFEKHGTSLAGRRVLLLGTGEMGLVALKTLAGEGAVLTVSNRSRPRAEAAAASLPRACAVRDWADRHAAVADADLVLVASGAPEPVLLANDLPERSDTAPCLVIDVAMPRNVEPAVREKDGYTLLDLDLLGLWRTQTTEARRSAAPEAEAICAEGLGEFVAWVFNHEALQPAIHALRETFEAIRTQEIERHAHRFQSADRDDLDRLTRSIMQKLLAVPVVRLKNTDSESLDFVRGVRFLSHAFSRPGCEDASPEERAAVPESAADAPDAESACPFGHTEPEAAEPEDAEADREARNARQ, translated from the coding sequence ATGACCTTCCACGCCTTCGGACTCAACCACGAAACCGCGCCCGTCGCGGTGCGCGAGGCGTTCGCGCTCGACGAGGCCGCGCAGCGCCGGCTCTACGGGTTGCTCCGGCTTTCCGCGTCGGCCGAGGTGATCCTGCTATCGACGTGCAACCGGACGGAGGTCTACCTCTTCGGCGGCGACACGGACGTCGCCGCGGTGCAGGCCACGCTGAGCGCGACCGCAGGCACGCCGTGGCCCATCGAGCACGCCTTCGCACTCACCGACGAAGCCGCCGTCCTCCACGTCCTCCACGTCACGTCCGGCCTCCGCTCCCAGGTGCTTGGCGACGAGCAGATCCTCGCGCAGATGAAGGGCGCGTACCGCGTCGCCGTCGACGCGGAGCAGGTCGGGGCCGTGCTGCACCGGCTGATGCACACGGCCTTCCGCACGGCCAAGCGCGTCCGCACCGAGACCGCGCTATCCGAAGGGGCCGCGTCGATCTCCGGCCTCGCCGTGCGTGCCGCCCGGCTCCACTTCGAGAAGCATGGGACGAGCCTCGCCGGCCGCCGCGTGCTCCTGCTCGGGACGGGCGAGATGGGCCTCGTCGCACTCAAGACGCTCGCGGGCGAGGGGGCCGTGCTGACCGTCTCGAACCGCTCGCGCCCCCGTGCCGAGGCCGCCGCCGCCAGTTTGCCCCGCGCCTGCGCGGTACGCGATTGGGCGGACCGCCATGCCGCCGTCGCCGACGCCGACCTCGTGCTCGTCGCCTCGGGCGCGCCCGAGCCGGTGCTCTTGGCAAACGACCTGCCCGAGCGGTCCGACACCGCCCCCTGCCTCGTCATCGACGTGGCGATGCCGCGCAACGTCGAGCCCGCCGTGCGCGAGAAGGACGGCTACACCCTCCTCGACCTCGACCTCCTCGGCCTGTGGCGCACGCAGACGACCGAAGCGCGCCGCTCCGCCGCTCCCGAGGCCGAGGCGATCTGCGCGGAAGGGCTGGGCGAGTTCGTCGCGTGGGTGTTCAACCACGAGGCGCTCCAGCCCGCGATCCACGCCTTGCGCGAGACGTTCGAGGCCATCCGCACGCAGGAGATCGAGCGCCACGCCCACCGCTTTCAGAGCGCGGACCGCGACGACCTCGACCGGCTGACGCGCTCGATCATGCAGAAGCTGCTCGCCGTCCCCGTCGTCCGGCTCAAGAACACGGATTCGGAGAGCCTCGACTTCGTCCGCGGCGTTCGCTTCCTCAGCCACGCCTTCTCGCGGCCCGGCTGCGAAGACGCCTCGCCCGAGGAACGCGCGGCCGTCCCCGAGTCCGCCGCCGATGCGCCCGACGCCGAGTCCGCATGCCCGTTCGGCCACACGGAGCCCGAGGCAGCGGAGCCCGAAGACGCGGAGGCGGATCGTGAAGCTCGGAACGCGCGCCAGTAA
- a CDS encoding DUF819 family protein, whose protein sequence is MPDALVTDPTHVAALLAAVLAGVFALARVQALEKLFTIIPPVLWAYFVPMLLSTFGVTPPYMPATETTPEYVNEAYQWFSYVLLPLALFLLMLTIDLRAILSLGRLALIMLLVGTLGIVIGGPIAFLLVGQFIGDPDAWKGLAALSGSWIGGTANMVAIQESVGLRDLGPIIVVDTVVGYGWMAILLFLSGYQKRFNDWVGADTSAMDRVDETLRQIDQTRRPITIGSGAIIIGLGFGAAVLSRYLSTTRLFPPIGDPTIISSGTWAVLIAVTAGLVLSFTPMRKLEIDGASRIGYVALYLLLTSIGAQGNLAAVLDAPLYLLTGVVWLSIHIALLFGAAKLFKAPLFFVATGSMANVGGAASAPIVAGVYHPAMAPVGLLMAVAGYVLGIYAALGCAWMLAALAGG, encoded by the coding sequence ATGCCCGACGCCCTCGTCACCGACCCCACGCACGTCGCCGCGCTCCTCGCCGCCGTCCTCGCCGGCGTGTTCGCGCTCGCCCGCGTGCAGGCGCTGGAGAAGCTGTTCACGATCATCCCGCCCGTGCTGTGGGCGTACTTCGTGCCGATGCTCCTCAGCACGTTCGGCGTGACGCCGCCGTACATGCCCGCGACGGAGACGACGCCGGAGTACGTCAACGAGGCGTACCAGTGGTTCAGCTACGTGCTCCTCCCCCTCGCCCTCTTCCTGCTCATGCTGACGATCGACCTCCGGGCGATCCTCAGCCTCGGGCGGCTCGCACTCATCATGCTGCTCGTCGGCACGCTCGGCATCGTCATCGGCGGGCCGATCGCGTTCCTGCTCGTGGGCCAGTTCATCGGCGATCCCGACGCATGGAAGGGGCTCGCGGCGCTCTCGGGGAGTTGGATCGGCGGGACGGCGAACATGGTCGCGATTCAGGAGAGCGTCGGGCTCCGCGACCTCGGGCCGATCATCGTCGTCGACACCGTCGTGGGCTACGGGTGGATGGCGATCCTGCTCTTCCTCTCCGGCTACCAGAAGCGGTTCAACGACTGGGTGGGCGCCGACACGTCGGCGATGGATCGGGTGGACGAGACGCTCCGGCAGATCGACCAGACGCGCCGCCCGATCACGATCGGCAGCGGGGCCATCATCATCGGGCTCGGCTTCGGCGCGGCGGTGCTGTCGCGATACCTCAGCACAACGAGATTATTCCCTCCTATCGGCGATCCAACAATCATTTCATCGGGGACGTGGGCGGTTCTCATTGCCGTGACGGCCGGGCTCGTCCTCTCGTTCACGCCGATGCGAAAGCTGGAGATCGACGGGGCGAGCCGGATCGGCTACGTCGCCCTCTACCTCCTGCTCACGTCGATCGGCGCGCAGGGCAACCTCGCGGCCGTGCTCGACGCGCCGCTGTACCTGCTGACGGGCGTCGTGTGGCTCTCGATCCACATCGCCCTCCTCTTCGGCGCGGCGAAGCTGTTCAAAGCCCCGCTCTTCTTCGTCGCCACGGGGTCGATGGCGAACGTGGGCGGCGCAGCGAGCGCGCCGATCGTGGCGGGCGTCTACCACCCGGCGATGGCGCCGGTCGGGCTGCTCATGGCCGTCGCTGGCTACGTCCTCGGGATCTACGCCGCGCTCGGCTGCGCGTGGATGCTCGCGGCCCTCGCGGGAGGGTGA
- a CDS encoding class I SAM-dependent methyltransferase has translation MSDSEPTPPPAPLADRAAFWDARFGSEVYTYGVRPNAFVAQEAHRFPAGSALVDLGTGEGRNAVFLAEQGHHVTALDYAETGLEKARTLARDRGVEVETAQADLAFWTPARQWDGAVCTFVHMRLGERVRFYTAMQAALKPGALLVAEWFRPEQRKDGYTSGGPPTLDLLVKPRELEQHFVWGDILLCEPAEPTLNEGPFHQGPAATVRLIFRKGHI, from the coding sequence TTGTCCGACTCCGAGCCGACGCCCCCACCCGCACCCCTCGCCGACCGCGCCGCATTCTGGGACGCCCGCTTCGGGAGCGAAGTCTACACCTACGGCGTCCGGCCGAACGCGTTCGTCGCGCAGGAGGCACACCGCTTCCCAGCAGGGAGCGCGCTCGTGGACCTCGGCACGGGGGAGGGCCGCAACGCGGTCTTCCTCGCCGAGCAGGGCCACCACGTCACGGCGCTCGACTACGCCGAGACCGGGCTGGAAAAGGCGCGAACGCTCGCCCGCGACCGCGGCGTGGAGGTCGAGACGGCGCAAGCCGACCTCGCTTTCTGGACGCCGGCGCGTCAATGGGACGGGGCGGTCTGCACCTTCGTCCACATGCGGCTCGGCGAGCGCGTCCGGTTCTACACCGCGATGCAGGCCGCGCTCAAGCCCGGCGCGCTCCTCGTCGCCGAGTGGTTCCGGCCGGAGCAGCGGAAGGACGGCTACACCTCCGGCGGCCCGCCGACGCTCGACCTCCTGGTGAAGCCGCGGGAGTTGGAGCAGCATTTCGTGTGGGGCGACATCCTCCTCTGCGAGCCCGCCGAGCCGACGCTCAACGAGGGCCCGTTCCACCAGGGCCCCGCCGCGACCGTCCGCCTCATCTTCCGCAAAGGCCACATCTGA
- the hemC gene encoding hydroxymethylbilane synthase: MKLGTRASKLALWQAHHVADRLRHAGHAVEVVTFSTKGDRILDTPLSEIGDKGLFTQELDRALLDGSISLAVHSLKDLPTTLPPGLGLAAVTEREEPWDAFVAHPDFSGALADLPEGAVLATSSLRRQAQLKAWRPDLRIVSVRGNVPTRIAKLDASDWHGAILAAAGLIRLDLDARIRERIDPAIMLPAVSQGALGIVCAESDTQTSDVLRAVLADADTTSAVTAERALLRRLEGGCQVPVAAWARIDDGVLHLDGAVASLDGSRHVRAVSSGSPAEAEMLGVALAETLLDRGAGDILRAIRAAAAPDVRLT, translated from the coding sequence GTGAAGCTCGGAACGCGCGCCAGTAAGCTCGCCCTCTGGCAGGCCCACCACGTCGCCGACCGGCTGCGCCACGCCGGCCACGCCGTCGAGGTCGTCACGTTCTCGACGAAGGGCGACCGCATCCTCGACACGCCGCTCTCCGAGATCGGCGACAAGGGCCTCTTCACGCAGGAACTCGACCGCGCGCTGCTCGACGGCTCGATCTCGCTCGCCGTCCACTCGCTCAAAGACCTCCCGACGACGCTGCCGCCGGGGCTCGGGCTCGCCGCCGTCACGGAGCGCGAGGAGCCGTGGGACGCGTTCGTCGCCCACCCCGACTTCAGCGGCGCGCTCGCCGATCTGCCCGAGGGCGCCGTGCTCGCCACGTCGTCGCTCCGGCGGCAGGCACAGCTCAAAGCGTGGCGGCCCGACCTCCGCATCGTATCCGTCCGCGGGAATGTGCCGACGCGCATCGCCAAGCTCGACGCGAGCGACTGGCACGGGGCGATCCTCGCCGCCGCCGGGCTGATTCGGCTCGACCTCGACGCCCGCATCCGCGAGCGGATCGACCCCGCGATCATGCTGCCCGCCGTCAGCCAGGGCGCGCTCGGGATCGTCTGCGCCGAATCGGACACGCAGACATCCGACGTTCTCCGCGCCGTCCTCGCCGACGCGGACACGACGTCCGCCGTCACCGCCGAGCGGGCGCTCCTCCGCCGGCTCGAAGGCGGCTGCCAAGTGCCCGTCGCCGCGTGGGCGCGGATCGACGACGGCGTGCTCCACCTCGACGGGGCCGTGGCCTCGCTCGACGGGTCGCGCCACGTTCGCGCCGTGTCGAGCGGTTCGCCGGCCGAGGCCGAAATGCTCGGCGTCGCGCTCGCCGAAACGCTGCTCGACCGGGGCGCCGGGGACATCCTCCGCGCGATCCGCGCCGCCGCTGCGCCCGACGTGCGGCTGACCTGA
- the hemE gene encoding uroporphyrinogen decarboxylase: MPDPTLSAAPAAEHPPLKNDLFLRAARREPTERVPVWMMRQAGRYLPEYHEVRAEHDFFELCRTPELACEVTIQPLRRFPLDAAIIFSDILVVPQALGLEVKMLEGKGPHFPAPLTGPGDLDRLATPDVQRDLGYVYEAVALTRRVLGGRAPLIGFSGAPWTLMAYMIEGGGSKTFSESKAWLFRHPEASHELLQAVTDVVVDHLAAQADAGAQALQVFDSWAGILTPQHFAAFALPYLTQIAKRLKASHPDVPLIVFARGAHYALDALAATDYDVIGLDWTIIPQAARAIVGDRAALQGNLDPCALYGSPASIRTAVAQMLAGFGTEGYIANLGHGMHPDHDPDHAGAFVEAVQEVSAQMNAAPTR, translated from the coding sequence ATGCCTGACCCCACGCTCTCCGCCGCGCCTGCTGCTGAACACCCACCGCTCAAAAACGACCTCTTCCTCCGCGCCGCGCGCCGCGAGCCGACCGAGCGCGTGCCGGTGTGGATGATGCGGCAGGCCGGCCGCTACCTCCCCGAGTACCACGAGGTCCGCGCCGAGCACGATTTCTTCGAGCTATGCCGCACGCCCGAGCTCGCCTGCGAGGTCACGATCCAACCCCTCCGCCGCTTCCCCCTCGACGCCGCCATCATCTTCTCCGACATCCTCGTCGTGCCGCAGGCGCTCGGGCTCGAGGTGAAGATGCTCGAAGGCAAAGGGCCGCACTTCCCCGCACCGCTCACCGGTCCCGGCGATCTCGACCGGCTCGCAACGCCGGACGTGCAGCGCGACCTCGGCTACGTCTACGAGGCTGTGGCGCTGACGCGCCGCGTGCTCGGCGGGCGGGCGCCGCTCATCGGGTTCAGCGGGGCGCCGTGGACGCTCATGGCGTACATGATCGAGGGCGGCGGGAGCAAGACGTTTTCCGAGAGTAAGGCGTGGCTCTTCCGCCACCCCGAGGCGAGCCACGAACTGTTGCAGGCCGTCACCGACGTCGTCGTGGACCACCTCGCGGCGCAGGCTGATGCTGGGGCGCAGGCGCTGCAGGTGTTCGATTCGTGGGCCGGCATCCTCACCCCGCAGCACTTCGCCGCCTTCGCGCTCCCGTACCTCACGCAGATCGCCAAGCGCCTCAAAGCTTCTCACCCCGACGTGCCGCTCATCGTCTTCGCCCGCGGCGCGCACTACGCCCTCGACGCCCTCGCCGCGACCGACTACGACGTGATCGGGCTCGATTGGACGATCATCCCGCAGGCCGCCCGCGCGATCGTCGGCGACCGCGCTGCGCTCCAGGGCAACCTCGATCCGTGCGCGCTCTACGGCTCGCCCGCGTCGATCCGCACCGCCGTCGCGCAGATGCTTGCCGGGTTCGGGACCGAGGGCTACATCGCCAACCTCGGCCACGGCATGCACCCCGACCACGACCCCGACCACGCTGGCGCCTTCGTCGAGGCCGTGCAGGAGGTCTCCGCGCAGATGAACGCCGCCCCCACACGCTGA
- a CDS encoding uroporphyrinogen-III synthase: MADRPLVLLLRDARAPDPYVAALDAVGFAARCVPVLRFEPVEPDALAETMARADAFAGLILTSPRAADALRGLDLSAWQSKTTFVVGPATAEAARALGLRPEGEEAGQADDLADRIAARRFEAPLLFLCGDRRRDALPDRLRATGIAVEERVVYRTLLDASALREPTGRPPDWVVFFSPSGVEAAQEVVAASWNRARKAAIGPTTADALRAVGFAPATVADAPAPEALAAALSFAHRTSDA, from the coding sequence GTGGCCGACCGTCCGCTCGTCCTCTTGCTCCGCGACGCCCGCGCGCCCGATCCGTACGTCGCCGCGCTCGACGCGGTCGGGTTCGCCGCCCGCTGCGTGCCCGTGCTCCGCTTCGAGCCCGTAGAACCCGATGCGCTCGCCGAGACGATGGCGCGTGCCGACGCCTTCGCCGGTCTGATCCTCACGAGTCCGCGCGCCGCCGATGCGCTGCGCGGCCTCGACCTCTCCGCGTGGCAGTCGAAGACCACGTTCGTCGTCGGGCCGGCGACGGCCGAAGCGGCGCGGGCGCTCGGGCTGCGCCCAGAGGGGGAGGAGGCGGGGCAGGCCGACGATCTCGCCGACCGCATCGCCGCGCGGCGCTTCGAAGCGCCGCTCCTGTTTCTCTGCGGGGATCGACGGCGCGACGCGTTGCCGGACCGGCTCCGCGCCACCGGGATCGCCGTCGAAGAGCGCGTCGTGTACCGCACGCTCCTCGACGCATCGGCGCTCCGAGAGCCGACCGGCAGGCCGCCGGATTGGGTCGTATTCTTCAGCCCGTCCGGTGTCGAAGCGGCTCAGGAGGTAGTAGCCGCGTCGTGGAACCGGGCTCGAAAAGCAGCCATTGGACCCACGACCGCCGACGCCCTCCGCGCCGTCGGGTTCGCCCCCGCCACCGTCGCCGACGCGCCCGCGCCAGAGGCGCTCGCCGCCGCACTTTCTTTCGCCCACCGTACGTCCGATGCCTGA